In the Salvia miltiorrhiza cultivar Shanhuang (shh) chromosome 8, IMPLAD_Smil_shh, whole genome shotgun sequence genome, AAGCAAAATAGTGATCCTGCACAGCTTGCGGTCGGGCCGTTTGGAAACCAATCCACCTTGAAATACCATCCCAAATTGCCGAAGCCTTCGGACAGCGGAGAAGAGTATGGTTAAGGTCCTCAACTGATTCGAAGCATGCGTTACAGTTCATCTCAACTTCATCGATCATGACATTTCTTTTTCTCAAGTTTGCGCACGTCGGTAATCTATCTCTAGAGCGCTCTCCATGCCGTGACTTTAGCTTTCTGTGGGGTTGGAATGTCCCAGACCGTTGCTGTCATCTTCACTCTGTCATTTGGCGCCGAGCTCTCCGAACTTCCAGATTGGAGAATGGAATAGGTAGATTTTGTTGTGTAAATTCCATCCTTAGTCTCTTTCCAGATCCAGCCATCCGTTTTGCCTGCAATAAGAACGCATCCAGAAAGACAAGACAGTAGAGTGTTAACGCTCTCCTTCTCCCTCTCAAAAAGTTCCCGTCTCCATCTAAATTCTCAAACCCATCTCCCATTCACCCATCTTCCCAAATCGCACACCAATTCCTCTTTATTCTCGCAAAGATTAAACAATCTTGGGAACCCGAGAGAAAGAGGTTTATCCACAACCCATTTATGAGTCCAAAACCTCGTATTCCTTCCATCCCCTATTCTTCGAGAGATGTTGTTTTCAAACCAGCCACCCATCATCCCATTCTCGGCTTTCACGATCAGATCCCACCACCCTGTCCTCGCCCTCCTCCTCCCTTCACATCTCAATCCGTCCTCCTCCCACACCAAATCCCcattaataaatctaataaataatactctcaATTTACTGACTTGAAGATTTAAGTTCAAACTCATAGTACGAACATAAGATTAACAATCACAACAAATAAGAATCTCAAATATGACAATGTTGTATTGTTCACAAAGTTCAATGTTCATGAATAAAACAATAGCAAAACTTAGGATCCATGCACAGTTTGCGATAATTCACATTTGCGGATTACGCGACTTCTTCTTTGACACAATTGTAGTCACAATATAGAATCGATGCACAAGGTTGTAATCTCATAGCTCTCTTCCACATGAATCCAGAGACGGTCCTAATATTTAGTCGAATGTTTCAATGATCTGTAAGTCAAATAAGACTGTTATTAAACAACGTACATAGTAGTGAACGAGAATCAACACTTAATGAATGAATTCATAAGGTTATTAGAACATCAatacattattattaaataatacatctCACGAACAACAATGTTAAGGCATATGAACAGACAAATGACATGTATATGAAGCATATGAACAACAACTGAATAATCAATGAACAATTTCAAACATCAACCAAACCACACATTGTTCATCCAATAACATAAGTATGTTCATTGATTTCATCATTGTAGAATTATTCACTTCATATATTCATGTGTCAGAATCTATATCATTAGTGTCATGAATGAACATATACCGTGAACAATATCCCATGAACATTTTCACTACTGACGTGAATTAACATACACCGTAAATAATATCTAACATCACACTTTGAACAAAACCAACACTGTCGTGAATAATAACCATATTCAAGTGAACATTTCACTAATTGAATGAATGAGCATATACCATgcataattttcaatatctaatgAACATATTCCAAAGTGAATAACGTCTCACACACATGAATAACATCTACCTAACATGCGTTCATTTCTATGAACAATACATTTAAATTCATGAACAAAGTGGaaaaaattatggaaaaaaccaacaaatacattatcaaaaatccaaaagaaaatcaaatatgTTCATAAATTCTCGACGTTTCGCCAGTAAGCGCTGGAAAACCAAGGGTTGTCATATGCTTCACAGTTTTTAGGGAGATAAAATTCAACACATACATTATctaaaatccaacaaaaaatCAGATATGTTCATACATTCTCGACGCTTAGCCGGAAAGCGCTGGAAAACCAAGGGTTTGTTCAACATTATCGGAAACTCCGCCGGCTGTTCATTTcgtgaaattaaaaaaaatcggaaCATAAGCCGACGAGATTTAAAAAATGATACAAACCTTTTTCCGAGGTCGACGATGTTCAGCGATCTGCTCTCTATTATCCTTCTCATTGCGTTAGATGAAGAAGTCCGGCGGTGACAATGAATAGCCGAAACTTCACTCTCTAATGGTAGATAATGAAAAGACTTGAATATGACTACAGGTGATAGGCTAGAAATGGCAGCGATAATTGTGGGATTGTACCCAATCTTTCAATTCACACGGTTTTTAACTTCTAGTTAAATACCCAAATTACCCATATTCATATGATTCGGCTGATTTCTAATTAAAATGGTAATTATAATATTAGCGCCTAACTACTAATCTAAACCGTAGGATTAATAATAATCTAGGGACTAGAATGGTTCTTAGTTCTCACAAAATCATAAATTCTCACAGGATcctatccctatatatatatatatatatatatatatatatatatatatatatatatatatatatatatagcttatatatgaatatatactTTCAATTGCCGAACAATCGTGATTCGTGAATATTGGGCGGATatcaagaattcaagattgaaatataatcaatatcaaaatatcaatagattattaatatgttattaaatataaatttgaatCCAAAATTATGATTCTCACACTTTAGACTATCTAAAAGCTTTTGTTATCTGATGTTAATTAATACTCCTAGTATTGTTCATCTTGGGTGATTTGGGATGATAGCCTCGAGTTTCTCTCTCATTTGGTTTGCCAGCCCAAAAAATTGGGCTATTTGAACTGGACTAAAATAGCCCATTGTCTCGATTATCATTATCATAGAGGCCTATATTAGAAAAAATTGGGCCTTCaagtttaaaaagaaaaaaatgggcctataatttatgaaattattaatttttttttttttgaataattactCCTagtttatgaaattattaattagcTCTCATAccgtattcttttttttttttttttttttgataaaattacattataaataatacaaaccacacacacaccccacctagtgatTATTGttgccgagagtactcgaacctgtgacctcttgaacaacaggcaaccaccccaaccactaggccatcccaaggggacaccgTATTCTTTTTTGAGAAAATGAGGTCTCATACTAACAATTAACAAACAAGAAAATTAGGGTGTCACATTTACATTGCCCGTAACACAGAATCAAGAGTCTGTTTCAGATATATGCATCTATTATAGCTTTGTATTCCTCAACAACGTTATCATTGTTTATCTGCTGCCAacttccaaaaaaataaaaaacacattTACATatacgctctctctctctatatataagtTACATGAAAGAGGAAATCTCGAGTTAGAAACAGCAAAGGAAGAAAACAAAAACACTAAACACTAACCTATTTGAGTGTTGATTACCACATTCTCATTTTGCTAGAACATCTCAAACTGCATTCCATCTCCCCTCTCCTCAAATTCCGTGGGGAGCTTGCTCTTTTTACTGTGAGAAACAGTGTCGGAGATAACATTACCAAAATCAAAGAACTTGGGCAGCTCCGGTGGCGTCTCGCATCTGATCAACGCCCAGTTAAGGCCCTCGAAAAACGGATGTTGCTTGATTTCCGCAGCACCCTTTGCAGACCCGAGCCTGTTCTCCGCCTCCTTCCTCAGCAACCTTCTGATCAAGTCTCGAGCTTGAGAGCTAACCATCGGACACTGTGGAAACTTGAGGCACTGTGACACCACGTTCGATATAGTATCCTCGTTGCTGGACCCTTTGAAGGGCGTCTTCCCGTATAAAAGCTCGTAGAGGAAGATCCCAAACGTCCACCAATCCACTGCACTCCCGTGGCCTTCCCCTTTGATGATCTCCGGAGCCAGGTACTCGTGTGTCCCCACAAAGGAGTTGGATCGTGCAGTTACAGGCTCGACTACCAGCTGTGGCAGCGGGATGACCTGAGCGGCTAGCTCAGATTTCAGCTTGCGGGTTTTGGCTGCAGCGGTTAGGAACTTGGGTGTGAAACATGAAAGCTGCCATGATGGTTGGAGGCAGAAGGGATGTATGCAGCTGGAATCCGAGCAGGGACTGGACATCTTCTTCGGTGTCTCAGCAACACGAGAAGACGACCTAAGGAGCATAGGATTCGCAGCACATCTGAGGGATAAGTCGAAGTCTGACAGCATGATGTGACCATCTTCACGAACCAAAATGTTTTCGGGCTTCAAGTCTCTGTACACCACGCCGAGCATGTGAAGATACTCCAATGCCAGGAGTATTTCAGCAGCGTAGAACCTGCATTTTCATTCAGATTATTGAGTCCAATAGAGCATTTTCAAGAGATTCAAATTTTTGAGTATCAACTCTTAAATGAGAGTCGAATCAGACTTCATTTAAGCAATTCATAGGCATTCACAAGGACATCCAAAAACTCGAGAAAGACTACATCTTCCGATATCATAatcccttcaggtatttcaaaACTGTTTGCTTGATCTTCGTATTAAAGATTTCGTCAGTTTTTCAGAAAAACATCGTTACAAACTTACAACTTATAACTACTTCGAATAAGAAAGTCTTGTCCCCGTAAACTTTTAAACTGATTAATCTAAACATGCTGACTTAAATTCTCCAAAAATCTTAATCTAGTATTAACAAGGAAGGCTGAAAATATCTTCCTAGAAGCGgagaatacatatatattactaACCTTCTTTACTTTTTTCTGCCTAGATCACAGATCAAATTTTGGAGCTTATATTGGTGGGAACCTGAAATCACCTAAAGTGTTTCTCAAGTATCCGATTTTTTTCAGCTGATCATATTAGAGAGGTCTTGAAAAGTGAAACTTATTAGTCGTAAGCAGAGCTGAACAATTTACCTGGCCGCTTTCTCCGGAAAACTCTTAGTGACCTGCTTTTGGCGAAGCACGTGCAGATCGCCCCCAGGACAGTATTCCATAACTAAACACAAATACTTATTTGTTGTAAAATGGGCATAAAGTGTAGGAAGAAAAGGATGACCCAGAATTTCGAGGATCTCTTTTTCAGTTTGAGCCCTCTGCATTTTCTTTCCGCTGCTCAAAAATTCATTATCCATAATTTTCACGGCAAAGAGGCAGCTCGTGCCAATCAGCTGAGAGAGGTAGACAGTGCCGATATCTCCACCACCTATCTTCCTCAACAACTTAAAATGTGTCATGCCCAATTTACCATGCTGCTTCTGGACAGAGCTTATGGCTTCCCATCTCAAGTCCTTCGACATATGAGGCTGATAGCCACTTCGACTAGATCCACTGGGATAGCTCTCATCACTATAGCTTGTTGTGCTGCTGTATTCTCCTATGCTACTTTTTGAACTTTGAGAGAACTCTCCTTTTTCCCTTGATCTCAATCTTTCATCAGCTTTTGCCACATCTCTCTTCGTTTTGCTAATAAAGGTATGTGGAACATGATAGTGCTTACTAGAACTAGAATCTAAGGGATTCGAGCTGACTACAAGGTCTGCGTTATTTGTGCTCGATGATGGGGATGATTTCTCCAATTCTTCCCATCGCTTTTCCAGGACAGAGTCCGGTGTTTGGTGGGCTAGTTTGCTGGTCTCGTAATCATTACCATTCTTAGGTCCTTCACTATGTTGACTGCGATTCTTGGTAGTAAAGGTCCTCTTCTGCACAATCTTCTTCTTGGCAATGCTTTgggtttttaaattttgttcaCGTAAACCAAAACCTTTGCTGGGGCTTCTGATCTGCTTGGTTTTCACATGATTCGATGGTGAAGATGTAGATTCAACAGCCACGTGTGATACAGTCGACGAGCTCCTTTCAGGTACTAATGATATCTCCATCAAATTCCCTTTAACATCATCACGAGGCTGACCAGCTCCGGCCTCAATAACTACAGCCCTATACAACTTTTTGATGGCTCCTACTTCCGAAATCCCGGGAGAAGCCGACGGCCTTGGCATGCGCTTCTTCACTGCAGCCATCTCCGATGCTTGAGAGATGCATAACCCTCGCAGGGCCTGCTTCAAACTCACTGGTTCCGAAATTCCAATACCTGAAGCAAGAGAAGGGCCAACTTGTATTGGCCTTTTCATGGCACTTTTGTGTGACGCATCTCTACTGTGCCGTTCTGATTGACCAATACCTCGACGAGAGCTCCCAATCTCAATTGCTTCAAAGATTTTGTTGATGTCATCCTCAATACTAGGCTTCTTAAGAGATTTCCCCAAACAATGCTTTCCAGTGTCTCTGCTAATTTTAGATTCGGAGTCGTAGCTTTCTGTCAGCTCTATTATTTCATGAGTACCATGCAACGCACACATGATCGTGGAAGGCAAATCGCAGGTGAGTCTTCAATCATGCCAGAGTTTAATTTGCACCCATTCAAATTACCTTGAATTTCACAGAAGACAAAGTATATCAGCTATACATCCAAGAAATTACCAACCAGTATTCAGTTAACAATATAACGAGTCGTTTCTACGATTTTTCCAACACAGTACAGTTCAGGTTGAGTTAATAAACAAAGGTCCTTTATGACATTAAAGTAAAACGGAGAAAGCAGAAACAACCACACAACTTAAACATGTTTAGGCAATGAGCTCCTCAGAAATTGTGTCAGTTGTGAATGTGATGGCAATTCATTCACTAAGTTATAAATGTTTGTGCTGAAAAAGTAGTCTGCAAAAATCTCATAACTTTAGACAACAAAGACGCAGATCCAAAAATTAAAGTTCAAGCAAACATCCTACTTCTCTTCTTCTATATATTTGATTTCCTTCATACCTGAATCTGGGAATTGTTTCATACAAAAATCCAACAACTCCTCAAAAAACTACGCTCACTAACAGATTACACAAAATGGAGACCACATGAGTCAGTTCAAGAAAATCATTGGAAgtgaaagaaaaaggaaattaaaaaaaaaagctgGGAACTTTACAAACTgcagatgaaaaaaaaaaaagtttcagcTTTTCCACTGAATTTGAAAGCCCCAAAGATCACCTTTTAGGCACAAAGAGTAAAAGGCATAAGCCATTAGCACAACCTAATAATTCTTTCTTGTTCATAAGATAAAGGCCACATTGAGTAAATTGGATGAGAAAAGATGAAAGGAACTGATCAAGAATCTCATTGATTACATGTTGTCTCTCTCATTTCCAGACTAATAACAAGGATACATCAAAGAGCTGGACCACTCTTCATTCCACTACAATCCAACCACAGATAAAAGAACCAAAATTATCCTAAATAAATACAGAATTCAAACATTAGCATACCCAAAAAAAGCCATGAAAATGCAGAAGAAGGTACCTGTTGAAAGGATCAAAGCAGCAAGATGAGTGCAAAAACAAAGGTTCTCTCTCTCCTAAAAGATTTtcaaaatggaaagaaaaaagagcataaaggaattcaaaacagaaaaaagaaaagaaaaggaggaaACAACAAAACCCCACAAAGTATATTCGAAGAAATATATACAGGATCAGAAATTTCAATCTACCCCTCAAGAAGGACACGAGAAAGTTAGGGTCGGTGTAATTGCAATTTGCGAAATTGAAGTGGCGGAGTAAAAGGGCAGCATACAAGTAAAAACTGTAAagcagaaagagagagagagagagagggagcggGGAATTGTTTATGCAAATCACGAGAAGAAGCGGcgtttttcctttttggttatgaatgatgatgatgaacagTAGTATAGTCTAGTCTACTTTTTCGTGGGTACTGAAATGGCGGATAAGGGAGAGTTGAAGAAAATTGGATAATAAATTCAAGAATTCTTCGACTATGAAAAGAGGGGATGAGGCCATGTCGATTTACGTAGCAGTTGCTGCGTAGGTGTGTGTGTCAAAGTGAAATCAACGCCATTGATGTGGATGTCATTCTCTTCTGCAACTTACATCCTCTTAAAgatttttttcgattttcaACCACCTTAACTTATTATGTTGTGTTTCttcaataaaaaaacaaaaacttatTATGTTGTCTCCTTGAATATATGATACATAAACTGCATCCAAAATATTATTGGGGTAATGGTAAGTTTTACCCTAtttgaaagataaaaaaaaatatacccactatgaaaaaaaatatatataaaatatatttattttgaagttGAAAGGACTGCGATATCCttaagacaaaaaaaaataccaaacaAATCCCCTTGCTCGCCTTGCTCGACGCTCGCCTCGCTCAACAGTTCTAAGTTGCTCGACACGCGATGCTTGACACTCGATGCTCGACGCTCGATGATCGAGGTGttgagcaatagttcaatttgaactattgctcgccTTGCTCGACAGTTCAATACTCGACGCTCGACAGTTCTCAGTTGCTCGACACGCGATGCTCgaggtgtcgagcaatagtttaATTTGTACTATTACTCGACACCTCAATGCTCGATGCTTCAGTGTCGAGCAATGCACAAATTACGcataagggtaaaaatgtcctaaatggctagagtttttattttttttaaaagtgagtatattttatatttcatcTTTTAAAAAGGGTATATCCCATTTTACCTCAATATTATACCCCCATATATAAAATATCtttttaatattcatttaaaaaaattaactatatATTTGGTGAATGAAAAAAACCTCCATAATTTAGATATTTAGTGAGGGGAGAAGATGTTAATTAGTGATAATATATGTAAatgtataaaaaatttaaatgtaatagttaatgaaattatattcaaataaggagtataaaaatattttcatgaaCGGATAAAAGAGAAAGTAAAAATGATATTTTACGGACTCAATAGAGTATTAACATATCACATATGATGTAATTCTCTTTAAATGAATAACATGTGGAGTGGGGTAACTTGTGGTGTGGTTATATCCTTTATTAGTGTATTTATGATCAATTTAAAGACAATAATTTGTGCGTGTTGGATTTTTATCGTAGATAATGAGACATGATTCATTAAAGATATATTCGATACAAATACGATACGTTTTTATGGATACGAACATGACACGATATGAATACGAAGACGACATGACTTTGTTTGTGTTGACACTTGACGCGATATAATAAACTCAAATCTTATATCTATgaaacaaatcaataataaaaataaaatataaaaaactaatatatatatatatatatatatgtgtgtgtgtgtgggggggtgcggttataatgagaaccacaattatcgtgagaacataagaaccaataaaattactgcatctgctatacaaaataatgcatccgctattaaatttaatgcattagaaaaaaataatttttttgctctcttcaggattcgaacccagcatctgcatccatccatcaagatgatgcattcaccgtagatcttgatgatcgaatggcttaaaatggttctccgttcttatttgaacctctccctctGTGTGTGTATGGTAGAATTAGACTACATATAAATGTTAAGGTGTTATACGAAGGTGACACAAAAATCTAATATCAacactatataatttttttgtgttCCTTGTCGTGTTGATATAATAATGATATGGTGGACATTAAATCATTAATCATATGTGTTTGTATCATGTTTTAGTATCGTGTAAAAAGTTATTAGCCCTAAATAAATCTTATTTATGAGTAATAAATCTTATTTATTGAGAATATTTGATGTGGCGTGGGTTGATAGTGGGTGAAGGTTGGTTGGGTTTGGGATGCTGCAACAACCGGCACCACTCGCAAATTTTCACAACGGCTCCTACACTTGCAAAATAGATTGATGTCATATTTAAATTTTCGCTTTTTTTTTCAATGGGAATTAAACTGATCAAATCTCACTAagttaatttgaaaaaaaaaaatccctttTATTTCACCTTCCAAGTAAGTAGAATAATTTCTAATTTCAAGCATGGGAGGTGTCAGAGGCCAGGCACCTTCGCCTGCCGCCCGatcaatttttttatctatatattatatttttttgtttttaaagttAAAATAAGTAGATATCATATTTTgtgttttacatattttttttaattacaatggTTTAGAATTTAACAAAGGTGAATGAAAATATATtggtgtatgaaaatatttattgatttattatgACAtataatactctataataataataataatgctaatttatcaaataattttcaattgtttaataactataattatcattacactttatataaaGTTGGAAATTTAATGTTTTCAAATTTGAGTTATTGGATTAATtgatgttgattattttattttagttttgaaatatatttactatttgtttatattttaattctttttaatatttttatttatttatttaaatatatcgtttaatttctatgttcgccgtgcatcgcacggacggGCATACTAGTTTTTTATTAATTGTATATTTTATgtgattaaaaatatatataaattcgctcgatcataaaattttaatgaaatatcgCTCGCTCATGGATCTGTTACTGATTTCAAGTCCTTTCCTATATCTCTAGGGTCGATCATGAGATTTTAATTGTCATGTTCAAACATTAAATTATACATGTCCCTAATTTTGTAAGGTGATCACGAATAAATACGAAAGTAATCGATTGAATGCAAAAATTACTTCTCAACAAACGTAAAGCAAGTACTGACCTACTTTATGCTTCAAAACGCTACTCAAATTCAATATCATGCAATTTacatg is a window encoding:
- the LOC131000184 gene encoding serine/threonine-protein kinase KIPK1-like translates to MCALHGTHEIIELTESYDSESKISRDTGKHCLGKSLKKPSIEDDINKIFEAIEIGSSRRGIGQSERHSRDASHKSAMKRPIQVGPSLASGIGISEPVSLKQALRGLCISQASEMAAVKKRMPRPSASPGISEVGAIKKLYRAVVIEAGAGQPRDDVKGNLMEISLVPERSSSTVSHVAVESTSSPSNHVKTKQIRSPSKGFGLREQNLKTQSIAKKKIVQKRTFTTKNRSQHSEGPKNGNDYETSKLAHQTPDSVLEKRWEELEKSSPSSSTNNADLVVSSNPLDSSSSKHYHVPHTFISKTKRDVAKADERLRSREKGEFSQSSKSSIGEYSSTTSYSDESYPSGSSRSGYQPHMSKDLRWEAISSVQKQHGKLGMTHFKLLRKIGGGDIGTVYLSQLIGTSCLFAVKIMDNEFLSSGKKMQRAQTEKEILEILGHPFLPTLYAHFTTNKYLCLVMEYCPGGDLHVLRQKQVTKSFPEKAARFYAAEILLALEYLHMLGVVYRDLKPENILVREDGHIMLSDFDLSLRCAANPMLLRSSSRVAETPKKMSSPCSDSSCIHPFCLQPSWQLSCFTPKFLTAAAKTRKLKSELAAQVIPLPQLVVEPVTARSNSFVGTHEYLAPEIIKGEGHGSAVDWWTFGIFLYELLYGKTPFKGSSNEDTISNVVSQCLKFPQCPMVSSQARDLIRRLLRKEAENRLGSAKGAAEIKQHPFFEGLNWALIRCETPPELPKFFDFGNVISDTVSHSKKSKLPTEFEERGDGMQFEMF